One window of Flavobacteriales bacterium genomic DNA carries:
- a CDS encoding TlpA family protein disulfide reductase → MPRALFPAFILLLLTGACQQPATKVPEEKLFTGAWHMALDLDTTSAYKELPFQFELARKGSGWQMTIHNQDEAIVVDSIVLNGDSIRIRMPFFDSEFRGMVKGQKLFQGLWYNHYKGPDYTIPFTATAGEQPRFAKAVVTASTDVSGDWEVHFTDDGDDEPAIGIFSVDHGHVKGSFATETGDLRFLEGVTTKDSLFLSSFNGSQAFLFSAAIRPDSLLGEFRSGHHWKQPWYAVRNPHFALADDETMTQLDMKYPVAFSFPDTEGTMHSLSDEKYRDHAVVVEIMGTWCPNCMDESRMLHEFYAKYHKDGLEAVAICFERYPDSAASVAAIRHFKEKLGVDYDMLYAGFANTDSVRKKLPFISQLKSYPTTLLIGRDGTVRRIFTGIYGPGTGARYTRFKDRMENTIVELLREPVKG, encoded by the coding sequence ATGCCCAGAGCTCTGTTCCCAGCCTTTATCCTGTTGCTATTGACCGGTGCCTGCCAACAACCGGCTACCAAGGTTCCTGAGGAGAAACTCTTTACCGGGGCTTGGCACATGGCCTTGGACCTGGACACGACAAGCGCCTACAAGGAGCTTCCCTTCCAGTTCGAGCTGGCCCGAAAGGGATCCGGATGGCAAATGACCATCCATAACCAGGACGAGGCCATCGTAGTGGATTCCATTGTGTTGAACGGGGACAGCATCCGTATCCGAATGCCCTTCTTCGACTCGGAATTCCGGGGCATGGTGAAAGGTCAAAAGCTCTTTCAGGGCCTTTGGTACAACCACTATAAAGGGCCGGATTACACCATTCCCTTCACCGCTACCGCCGGTGAGCAACCGCGGTTCGCAAAGGCTGTAGTCACAGCCTCCACGGACGTTTCCGGGGACTGGGAGGTACACTTCACCGACGATGGCGATGATGAACCGGCCATCGGGATCTTCTCCGTGGACCATGGCCATGTAAAGGGTTCGTTCGCCACGGAGACCGGCGACCTGCGCTTCTTGGAGGGAGTGACCACGAAGGATTCACTCTTTCTCTCGTCGTTCAATGGCTCTCAAGCATTCCTGTTCAGTGCTGCGATCCGCCCCGACAGCCTGCTGGGGGAATTCCGCAGTGGCCACCACTGGAAACAGCCTTGGTATGCCGTACGCAACCCGCACTTCGCACTGGCCGACGATGAGACCATGACCCAGCTGGACATGAAGTATCCCGTCGCGTTCTCCTTCCCGGACACGGAAGGGACCATGCATAGTTTGTCTGACGAAAAGTACAGGGACCATGCGGTGGTGGTGGAGATCATGGGCACATGGTGCCCCAACTGCATGGACGAGAGCCGCATGCTGCATGAGTTTTATGCGAAATACCACAAGGACGGCCTAGAGGCCGTGGCGATCTGCTTTGAGCGTTATCCGGACAGTGCGGCCTCAGTGGCCGCCATACGCCACTTCAAGGAAAAGCTGGGGGTGGACTACGACATGCTTTATGCCGGCTTCGCCAACACGGACAGTGTGCGCAAGAAGCTCCCCTTTATCAGCCAGCTCAAGAGCTATCCCACCACCCTGCTCATCGGTCGCGATGGCACGGTCCGGCGCATTTTCACCGGCATCTACGGACCCGGGACCGGAGCGCGCTACACCCGCTTCAAGGACCGTATGGAGAATACCATCGTGGAGCTGCTCCGAGAGCCGGTGAAGGGCTGA
- a CDS encoding aldehyde dehydrogenase family protein, which translates to MSTLTSPSRIADLLKQWNITEDHSGVSTGTKWMKGEGERLVSSSPVDGAEIGTVRGASRAEYDQAVKAAQDAFLEWRTWPAPKRGEVVRQFGDELRKHKAELGKLVSYEMGKSYQEGLGEVQEMIDICDFAVGLSRQLHGLTMHSERPEHRMYEQWHAIGPVGIITAFNFPVAVWAWNTALAWVCGDTCLWKPSEKVPLCSLACQKIAAEVLARNNAPEGVSVIINGGREVGEWLANDERIPLVSATGSTRMGKAVGAAVGQRLGRSLLELGGNNAIIISDKADLDIAMHASLFGAVGTAGQRCTSTRRLIIHDSVYKAFTDKLVKAYGQLRIGDPLDENNHVGPVIDKAAVDMYLKALDAAKEQGGKILVEGGVLTGAKYESGCYVKPAIVEASPDMAIVKQETFAPILYVMRYSGDVTKAIAIQNGVKQGLSSSVMTTDLREMERFLSVAGSDCGIANVNIGTSGAEIGGAFGGEKETGGGRESGSDAWKAYMRRQTNTINYGTTVPLAQGIKFDL; encoded by the coding sequence ATGAGCACCCTCACCTCCCCCTCCCGCATCGCCGACCTGCTGAAACAATGGAACATCACCGAGGACCACTCGGGTGTTTCTACTGGTACCAAGTGGATGAAAGGAGAGGGGGAGCGCCTTGTTTCCTCTTCCCCGGTGGACGGCGCGGAGATCGGTACCGTGCGCGGTGCTTCCCGTGCGGAGTATGACCAGGCGGTAAAAGCCGCTCAGGACGCCTTCTTGGAATGGCGCACTTGGCCTGCACCAAAGCGTGGCGAAGTCGTGCGCCAGTTCGGCGATGAGCTCCGTAAGCACAAGGCGGAACTCGGCAAACTCGTTAGCTACGAAATGGGCAAGAGCTATCAAGAGGGTCTGGGCGAGGTGCAGGAGATGATCGACATCTGTGACTTCGCGGTCGGTCTTTCGCGCCAGCTGCACGGGCTCACCATGCACAGCGAACGCCCGGAGCACCGCATGTACGAGCAGTGGCATGCCATCGGCCCCGTAGGCATCATCACCGCGTTCAACTTCCCTGTGGCGGTATGGGCGTGGAACACCGCGCTGGCGTGGGTCTGCGGCGATACCTGCCTGTGGAAGCCCAGCGAAAAAGTCCCCTTGTGCAGTCTGGCCTGCCAAAAGATCGCCGCGGAAGTGTTGGCACGCAATAACGCCCCCGAAGGTGTGAGCGTGATCATCAACGGCGGACGCGAAGTAGGGGAGTGGTTGGCCAACGATGAGCGCATCCCCTTGGTGAGCGCCACGGGCAGCACGCGCATGGGTAAGGCCGTGGGGGCCGCCGTGGGGCAGCGCTTGGGCCGCTCCCTGCTGGAGCTCGGTGGCAACAACGCCATCATCATTTCCGACAAAGCCGATCTGGACATTGCCATGCACGCTTCGCTCTTCGGAGCAGTGGGAACCGCGGGGCAGCGCTGCACCTCCACACGCCGACTGATCATCCATGATTCGGTCTACAAAGCCTTCACCGACAAGCTCGTAAAGGCATATGGCCAATTGCGCATCGGCGACCCCTTGGACGAGAATAACCATGTGGGGCCAGTGATCGACAAGGCCGCCGTGGACATGTACCTCAAAGCCCTCGATGCCGCGAAAGAGCAAGGCGGCAAGATCCTCGTGGAAGGCGGGGTGCTTACCGGCGCCAAATACGAGAGCGGCTGCTACGTGAAGCCCGCCATCGTGGAAGCCTCGCCGGACATGGCGATCGTAAAGCAGGAGACCTTCGCGCCCATCCTCTACGTGATGCGCTATTCCGGTGATGTCACCAAGGCCATCGCCATCCAGAACGGCGTGAAACAAGGGCTTTCCTCTTCAGTGATGACCACCGACCTGCGTGAAATGGAGCGTTTCCTCAGCGTGGCCGGCAGCGATTGCGGTATTGCTAACGTGAACATCGGCACCAGCGGCGCTGAGATCGGCGGGGCCTTCGGCGGGGAGAAGGAGACCGGCGGCGGTCGGGAAAGCGGTTCCGATGCATGGAAAGCGTACATGCGCAGGCAGACGAACACGATCAACTACGGCACCACGGTACCCTTGGCACAGGGCATCAAGTTCGACCTCTGA